The following proteins are co-located in the Trichormus variabilis 0441 genome:
- a CDS encoding CHASE2 domain-containing protein → MSKQLGNPIVRLILGLKQWLSRGRRELITASVVLVCVLILRSIGLLQSVELSALDQFFRLRPNEQPDNRITIVAIDEASLHKGFPIPDGIIANLLKKLQANQPRVIGLDIYRDLPTKDGHENLVDTYKTIPNLVGTQLLSNDKSYKVAPPPQLNSQQIGFNNLLYDPDGKVRRILLYWHIGENYYESFALKLALLYLKSEKVFPRKAANNPEYLQLGKSVFPRFEQNDGAYVRADDKGTQILSNFPKPGCRNSSLDSCGFQKVSMLDVLDDKVPRSWIEDRIVLIGSTAPSLQDFVFIPYSSRWMRAAKPVAGIELQAYFISQLISAALEGRPVLKVWSDFWEYLWIFAWSYLGAVAAWRIRGKIPNIVAIFVACCLLFLSAYLAFLSGWWIPLVPALLTLVGSVIWMINYLAHMQEELKRSKEFLQQVIDTIADPIFVKNEQHQWIVLNKAYCRFIGYPESFLVEKSDVDFFPKHEADVFRQQDELVFDTQKPQENEEEFTDAYGKTHLIATKRSLHKDAAGNLFLVGVIRDITQRKLMEEELKRTAAELFRSNNELKLKEDHLRYLAYHDALTGLPNRKYFAEQLYESINWAKDNNFSLGLLFIDLDGFKQVNDSLGHEMGDRLLVVIAQRLSNSLRASDTVARLGGDEFTVILQAIPNVQVAAKVAEKILANITEPIVLNGCTTKVSVSIGISIYPETSLDPDTLLKKADAAMYRAKHLGKNRFELADRGNTES, encoded by the coding sequence ATGAGTAAGCAACTAGGGAATCCTATTGTGAGGTTAATTCTGGGACTAAAGCAATGGCTGAGTCGAGGACGAAGAGAATTAATTACTGCTTCCGTCGTTTTGGTTTGTGTCCTGATACTGCGTTCTATAGGATTACTGCAATCCGTAGAATTGTCTGCATTAGACCAATTTTTTCGCCTCAGACCAAACGAACAGCCTGATAATCGCATTACTATCGTAGCCATTGATGAAGCTTCCTTACATAAAGGATTTCCCATTCCTGACGGCATCATTGCTAATTTATTAAAAAAATTACAAGCCAATCAACCTCGTGTTATTGGTTTAGATATTTATCGAGATTTGCCAACCAAAGATGGCCATGAAAATTTAGTTGATACTTATAAAACAATACCTAATTTAGTCGGTACACAATTATTATCAAATGATAAAAGTTATAAAGTTGCGCCACCACCACAATTAAATTCCCAACAAATAGGTTTTAATAACTTACTCTATGACCCAGACGGCAAAGTACGCCGAATTTTGTTGTACTGGCATATTGGTGAAAATTATTATGAAAGCTTTGCTTTAAAGTTAGCTTTATTATATTTAAAATCAGAGAAAGTTTTTCCTAGAAAAGCAGCTAATAACCCGGAGTATTTACAGTTAGGTAAGTCAGTTTTTCCTCGATTTGAACAAAATGATGGTGCTTACGTTAGAGCTGATGACAAGGGTACTCAAATTCTGTCTAATTTTCCTAAACCAGGTTGTCGAAATTCGTCTTTAGATTCCTGCGGTTTCCAAAAGGTTAGTATGCTAGATGTGCTAGATGATAAGGTGCCGCGCAGTTGGATAGAGGATCGCATTGTCTTAATCGGCTCTACTGCTCCTAGCCTCCAAGATTTTGTATTTATTCCTTATTCAAGTCGTTGGATGAGAGCAGCAAAACCTGTGGCTGGGATTGAACTGCAAGCTTATTTTATTAGTCAGTTAATTTCTGCGGCTTTGGAAGGAAGACCTGTATTAAAAGTGTGGTCTGATTTTTGGGAATACTTGTGGATTTTTGCTTGGTCATATTTAGGAGCAGTAGCAGCATGGCGAATACGGGGAAAAATTCCCAATATCGTGGCGATATTTGTTGCTTGCTGCTTGCTTTTTTTAAGTGCTTATCTAGCTTTTTTATCAGGGTGGTGGATACCATTAGTTCCAGCACTGCTGACCTTGGTTGGTTCAGTAATTTGGATGATTAATTATCTTGCTCATATGCAGGAAGAGTTAAAGCGTTCCAAAGAATTTTTACAGCAAGTAATTGATACGATCGCTGACCCAATTTTTGTAAAAAATGAGCAACATCAGTGGATTGTTTTAAATAAGGCTTACTGTCGATTTATTGGTTATCCTGAGAGTTTTTTAGTTGAAAAGTCAGATGTTGATTTTTTCCCTAAACATGAAGCTGATGTTTTTCGACAGCAAGATGAGTTAGTGTTTGACACTCAAAAACCTCAGGAAAATGAGGAAGAATTTACTGATGCTTATGGAAAAACTCATTTAATTGCTACTAAGCGATCGCTCCACAAGGATGCAGCCGGTAATTTATTTTTAGTTGGGGTGATCAGAGATATTACTCAGCGCAAATTGATGGAGGAAGAACTCAAGCGCACGGCAGCTGAGTTGTTTCGCTCTAATAACGAATTAAAACTGAAGGAAGACCATTTGCGTTATTTAGCTTATCACGACGCTTTGACCGGTCTTCCAAACCGTAAATATTTTGCGGAACAACTTTACGAGTCCATTAATTGGGCAAAAGATAACAATTTCTCCCTTGGACTTTTATTTATTGACTTAGACGGCTTTAAGCAGGTTAATGACAGCCTTGGTCACGAAATGGGCGATCGCTTGTTGGTGGTGATAGCTCAAAGACTCAGCAATTCTTTACGCGCTAGTGATACAGTGGCTCGCTTAGGTGGCGACGAATTTACCGTCATTCTACAGGCGATACCTAACGTGCAAGTAGCAGCCAAAGTCGCTGAAAAAATTCTAGCGAATATCACTGAGCCAATTGTTTTGAACGGATGTACTACTAAAGTTTCTGTCAGCATTGGTATTAGTATTTACCCAGAAACCAGTTTAGATCCTGATACATTGCTAAAAAAAGCGGATGCAGCCATGTACCGCGCCAAACATTTAGGGAAAAATCGCTTTGAATTGGCAGATAGGGGAAATACTGAGTCCTGA
- the nadB gene encoding L-aspartate oxidase: MSQIEFPSQFDVLVVGAGAAGLYTALCLPESLRVGLITKETVALSASDWAQGGIAAAIAPNDSPSLHIEDTIHAGAGLCDVTAVEFLAQQAPKCIKSLVDLGVAFDRHGQALALTLEAAHSRNRVLHAADTTGREVTTTLTTQVLRRPNIQVIQQALALSLWLEPETGHCQGISLFYQGAITWVRAGAVVLATGGGGQVFAQTTNPAVSTGDGVAIAWRAGAILRDLEFVQFHPTALTKSGADRFLISEAVRGEGAHLVDDEGRRFAFDYHPAGELAPRDVVSRAIFSHLQRTAVDPATAYVWLDMRPIPEEKIRLRFPNIVKVCQRWGIDVFHEPIPVAPAAHYWMGGIATDLNNQTNIPGLYAVGETASTGVHGANRLASNSLLECIVFGAQLANLTPADLTQHTETPALPTKEFKIDASEWQNQQSQLTILREKLPRLVWQSAGICREQSTLSVAIATVESWQQDFAALPLSQFFLSLQPNEPVSFNFSDTDQQLRLWAETGNLLDVAYLILKSAAFRTESRGGHFRLDYPDSNPDWQVHTLVQKHQWWQSLIMKS, from the coding sequence TTGTCACAAATAGAGTTTCCTAGCCAATTTGATGTTTTAGTAGTCGGTGCTGGTGCGGCTGGACTGTATACAGCATTATGTCTGCCAGAATCCTTACGAGTCGGCTTGATTACCAAAGAAACTGTTGCTTTATCTGCTAGTGATTGGGCGCAGGGTGGTATAGCTGCTGCGATCGCCCCTAATGATTCTCCTTCTTTACATATTGAAGATACAATTCACGCAGGAGCGGGCTTGTGTGATGTTACAGCCGTAGAATTTTTGGCTCAACAAGCCCCCAAATGTATCAAATCTTTGGTGGACTTGGGAGTGGCCTTTGACCGACATGGACAAGCTTTAGCGTTAACTTTAGAAGCCGCCCATTCTCGTAACCGTGTTCTTCACGCCGCCGACACTACAGGTAGGGAAGTCACAACCACTCTCACCACCCAAGTATTACGTCGTCCAAATATCCAAGTAATTCAGCAAGCTTTGGCTTTGAGTCTTTGGCTGGAACCAGAAACCGGTCATTGTCAGGGAATCAGCCTCTTTTATCAAGGTGCAATTACATGGGTCAGGGCTGGGGCTGTAGTCTTGGCGACTGGTGGCGGTGGTCAAGTATTTGCCCAAACCACGAACCCGGCGGTAAGTACAGGTGATGGAGTCGCAATTGCATGGCGGGCTGGGGCTATTCTCCGTGACTTAGAATTTGTCCAATTCCACCCCACAGCCTTAACTAAATCAGGTGCAGACCGTTTCCTGATCAGTGAAGCAGTCCGTGGTGAAGGCGCACACCTTGTAGATGATGAAGGGCGGCGATTTGCCTTTGATTATCACCCGGCTGGAGAATTAGCACCCAGAGATGTGGTGAGTCGGGCTATATTTAGTCATCTACAACGCACTGCGGTCGATCCTGCTACAGCCTATGTCTGGTTGGATATGCGCCCCATCCCGGAAGAAAAGATTCGTCTGCGGTTTCCCAATATTGTTAAGGTTTGTCAACGTTGGGGTATAGATGTTTTTCACGAACCGATTCCTGTAGCCCCAGCCGCCCATTATTGGATGGGTGGTATTGCCACAGATTTAAATAATCAAACTAATATACCTGGATTGTATGCAGTGGGAGAAACCGCTAGTACGGGTGTACATGGAGCGAATCGTTTAGCGAGTAATTCATTGTTGGAGTGTATTGTCTTTGGGGCGCAGTTAGCAAATCTCACGCCAGCAGATTTGACACAGCACACAGAAACACCAGCCTTACCCACAAAAGAATTTAAGATTGATGCCAGCGAGTGGCAAAACCAGCAATCACAATTAACCATACTGCGAGAAAAGTTACCGCGTCTAGTTTGGCAAAGCGCTGGTATTTGTCGAGAACAGTCTACTTTATCTGTGGCGATCGCTACTGTAGAATCTTGGCAACAGGATTTTGCTGCGTTGCCTTTAAGCCAATTTTTCTTATCTCTACAACCCAACGAGCCAGTTAGCTTTAATTTCTCAGATACCGACCAACAACTACGACTTTGGGCAGAAACAGGCAATTTACTCGATGTTGCCTATTTAATTCTCAAAAGCGCTGCTTTTAGGACTGAAAGCCGTGGCGGACACTTCCGTTTAGACTATCCCGACTCAAATCCTGATTGGCAAGTCCACACCCTAGTACAAAAGCACCAATGGTGGCAATCTCTGATCATGAAATCTTAA